The Flavobacteriales bacterium genomic sequence ATCCAGTCGTGGTCATGGAACCTGGGTTCCAACAATGCCACTTCAGCAGAACAAAATCCGGTATACATATACCCGGCGCCGGGTACATACACGGTTACGCTGGATGTTGTGAGTGAAACTGGCTGTCCGGCAACTGTAACAAAAACACTGGATGTGTTGCCTTCGCCCGTGGCGGATTTTTCAGGCTATGATGTCTGCTTGGGTGATACGATCTATTTCGCGAATAATTCGCATCCGACAGACCCCAATGATCCGATCACGGACTGGACCTGGAGTTTTGGCGACAAAACATCTTTCCAAAATGCAAGTGATCCGGCCCACGTGTATCAGAAAACCGGGACCTTTACGGTAACACTATCCGTATCCACGCTTACCGGATGTACGGATGATACAAGCATTACCGTGAATGTGTACTCTCCGCCCCAGGCGAATTTCACAACCGGACCGGTTTGTGTGGGTGCTCCGACGGATTTTGATGATCTCTCTTCTTCGGTAGGAGGACTTTCAAACTGCACGTGGAGTTTCGGTGATGGGGCCACTTCCAACACATGTGGAGATGTTCAGCATACATACCCAAATGCCGGTGTGTATACAGTAAAGCTGTACGTGGCGGAAGCGTCTGGTTGTTCGGATTCCATCGTTCAATCAGTGATGGTGAACCCGCAGCCGATCGTGTGCTTCACGGATTCATTGGCCGATTGTGTTCCGATCACCCGTGACTTCCATGATTGCTCGTCTTACGGTGGTTCTTGTTTCTGGACCCTGGGAGATGGTACAACATCCGACGATTGCAATCCTGTTCATACATACACCGAACCCGGATGCTATGACATCTCGCTGACCGTAACCTCTCCTGCAGGTTGCACCAATTCTTTGCTGAAGGAGTGTTACATTGAAGGATATCCATGGCCCACAGCCAATTTTGATGCGAGTCCGCTTACCGTCAGCATCCTGAACCCGGTGATTAATTTTACCGATAAATCAACACCTGCCGTGAAGTGGAGTTGGTTCTTTGGAGATGGAGACAGCGCAAGCGTGCAACATCCGAACCACACCTACAATGATGTAGGTACCTACAGGGTGGTACTGGCAATGGAAAACCAATGGGGTTGTGTGGATACCATTTATAAGGATGTGGAAGTGACACCCGTGTCATCCATCTACGTGCCCAATGCTTTCAGTCCGAATGGTGACGGTATCAACGACTACTTCCGGGTGGAATATGAAGGATTCTGCGAGATCCAGATGTTCATCTTCGATCGATGGGGAAATGAAATCTATCGTACCAATAGCTTTGACGGATGGAACGGTAAAGCCAACGGTGGTGATAAAATCGCCCAGGAAGATGTTTACGTTTGGGTGGTCAAAGCCAGGGACTGTCAAGGCGAACTCTGGAAGCGAATCGGCCATGTGACCCTGATTCGCTAATTCAGGATACTAAATACAGAAAAAATCCGGCGGTGAAACATCCTCCGGATTTTTTTTACATTTGGTTCGGCCATTACTAACATTTTTTCTTTATGAAATCTCTCTCCAGGTTCATGACCATCATGGTTGTGATGAGTTCGTCCATTGCGTTCGGGCAACAGGTATCCTTTGAAACAAATTCCCAATGGGTGATGCAGGAATCGCCAGGTTGGGTTCGTGTGAATCCTATAGCTTCTATCAAGCAAGATCAATGGCAACAAGCAGGTCGTGAGCTGCTGAAACTGCCATCCGACAATACCTTTGAAAAAGTGGGTTCCGATACCGAGTCCAATGGGATGACACATGATCACTACGTTCAAAAACACGATGGCATTGAAATTTTCGGAACCGATATTCGCGTGCACAGCATTCATGGTAAAATAACAACGGTGAATGGCAAATGGCTGAGTGGCCTGACAACTCCTGTCCAAGCTACATTGTCTGGCAAGCAAGCGGAAGCACTGGCATTAGAAGCCGTTCATGCACGGATGTACATGTGGGAGGATCAGGGCATGGAAACGCTTTTGAAAAGGATCCGTCAGGACAATGCCGCATCTTACCGCCCGGATCCCCAACTGGTATTTTTTGATCCGGATTTCAGCGGAGATGCTTCGAAATACCGACTCGCCTGGAAAGTGGAAGTATATGCCGCAGATCCCCTCAGCCGGGAGCAATTGTTCATTGACGCACAAACCGGACAGGTGATCGATCGCATCAACATGATCTGTACGGATAATGCCAACGGTGTGGCCGAAACCATGTATAGTGGTACCGTCAATTTCGTAACTGATTCGATTGCGTCGGATACCTTTCGTTTACGCGAAATAAGAGACGGCGTGTCCATTGAAACATACGACCTCAACCGGGATTACCTGTATGGAAATGCCGTGGATTTCTATGACGACGACAACTACTGGAACAATGTGAATGCCCAAAAAGACCAGGCCGCACCGGACGGACACTGGGGCGCGGAAATGACGCACGACTACTACATGCAGTATCACAATCGGAACAGTTATAACGACAAAGGTTTTCCGATGATCTCCTACATACACTATCGCACCGGGTATCAGAATGCTTTCTGGAACGGTGAGTTCATGACCTATGGAGATGGGTCCGGCAATTCCAGGCCCTTCGATGCTTTGGATGTATGTGGTCACGAGTTTACACATGGC encodes the following:
- a CDS encoding PKD domain-containing protein; protein product: MNRPGDYYNNIGIFPGRHTLITTSTPDPMTCNNVMTLPPNENICVRLGNGGIGPWGTGVGWEIDYLSYSFTVGPDNQLLTYKYAVVLQDPLRDPNNPAHTDSIRPRFNVYITNDATGELIDPTCGQFEVVYDTTLTGFRECSYNDITGFGGRPFSTVGTAYRAWTTVGVDLRAFIGQPVTITFNTWDCGWGGHFGYAYVTARCDSLGLQVQNCTPGGTVTVTAPEGFAYEWFNGESTRSILLSGVSPGDSVWCTLTSRSGCKTDVGATISPTATNAIFVAQPSPICMNNTVFFDESSYSIYLGNNDSVPIQTWEWDFGDGSTTYAQDTYHVYTTPGTYEAKLIVYTDVGCVDTAKQIIVVDPMPVADFVSPPVCYGDSTHFTDNSVITSGNIQSWSWNLGSNNATSAEQNPVYIYPAPGTYTVTLDVVSETGCPATVTKTLDVLPSPVADFSGYDVCLGDTIYFANNSHPTDPNDPITDWTWSFGDKTSFQNASDPAHVYQKTGTFTVTLSVSTLTGCTDDTSITVNVYSPPQANFTTGPVCVGAPTDFDDLSSSVGGLSNCTWSFGDGATSNTCGDVQHTYPNAGVYTVKLYVAEASGCSDSIVQSVMVNPQPIVCFTDSLADCVPITRDFHDCSSYGGSCFWTLGDGTTSDDCNPVHTYTEPGCYDISLTVTSPAGCTNSLLKECYIEGYPWPTANFDASPLTVSILNPVINFTDKSTPAVKWSWFFGDGDSASVQHPNHTYNDVGTYRVVLAMENQWGCVDTIYKDVEVTPVSSIYVPNAFSPNGDGINDYFRVEYEGFCEIQMFIFDRWGNEIYRTNSFDGWNGKANGGDKIAQEDVYVWVVKARDCQGELWKRIGHVTLIR